From Peromyscus eremicus chromosome 3, PerEre_H2_v1, whole genome shotgun sequence, one genomic window encodes:
- the Kcna1 gene encoding potassium voltage-gated channel subfamily A member 1, producing the protein MTVMSGENADEASAAPGHPQDGSYPRQADHDDHECCERVVINISGLRFETQLKTLAQFPNTLLGNPKKRMRYFDPLRNEYFFDRNRPSFDAILYYYQSGGRLRRPVNVPLDMFSEEIKFYELGEEAMEKFREDEGFIKEEERPLPEKEYQRQVWLLFEYPESSGPARVIAIVSVMVILISIVIFCLETLPELKDDKDFTGTIHRIDNTTVIYTSNIFTDPFFIVETLCIIWFSFELVVRFFACPSKTDFFKNIMNFIDIVAIIPYFITLGTEIAEQEGNQKGEQATSLAILRVIRLVRVFRIFKLSRHSKGLQILGQTLKASMRELGLLIFFLFIGVILFSSAVYFAEAEEAESHFSSIPDAFWWAVVSMTTVGYGDMYPVTIGGKIVGSLCAIAGVLTIALPVPVIVSNFNYFYHRETEGEEQAQLLHVSSPNLASDSDLSRRSSSTISKSEYMEIEEDMNNSIAHYRQANIRTGNCTTADQNCVNKSKLLTDV; encoded by the coding sequence ATGACGGTGATGTCGGGGGAGAATGCAGATGAGGCTTCGGCCGCTCCGGGTCACCCCCAGGATGGCAGCTACCCACGGCAGGCCGACCACGATGACCACGAATGCTGCGAACGCGTGGTGATCAACATCTCCGGGCTACGCTTCGAGACGCAGCTCAAGACCCTGGCACAGTTCCCCAACACGCTGCTGGGCAACCCAAAGAAACGCATGCGCTACTTCGACCCCCTAAGGAACGAGTACTTCTTTGACCGCAACCGGCCCAGCTTTGATGCCATCCTTTATTACTACCAGTCAGGGGGCCGCCTGCGCAGGCCGGTCAACGTGCCCCTGGACATGTTCTCCGAGGAGATCAAATTTTACGAGTTGGGCgaggaggccatggagaagttCCGGGAAGATGAGGGCTTCATCAAGGAAGAGGAGCGCCCCCTACCTGAGAAGGAGTACCAGCGTCAGGTGTGGTTGCTCTTTGAGTATCCGGAGAGCTCAGGGCCTGCCAGAGTTATAGCCATTGTATCGGTCATGGTCATCCTCATCTCCATAGTCATCTTTTGCCTGGAAACTCTCCCTGAGCTGAAGGATGACAAGGACTTCACGGGCACCATCCACCGCATCGACAACACCACAGTCATCTATACTTCCAACATCTTCACAGACCCCTTCTTCATTGTGGAAACCTTGTGTATCATCTGGTTCTCTTTCGAGCTGGTGGTGCGCTTCTTCGCCTGCCCCAGCAAGACAGACTTCTTTAAGAACATCATGAACTTCATCGACATCGTGGCTATCATTCCTTATTTCATTACCCTGGGCACGGAGATAGCTGAGCAGGAAGGAAATCAGAAGGGCGAGCAGGCCACTTCCCTGGCCATCCTCAGGGTCATCCGCTTGGTAAGGGTGTTCAGAATCTTCAAACTCTCTCGCCACTCTAAGGGCCTCCAGATCCTGGGCCAGACCCTCAAAGCTAGCATGAGGGAGTTAGGGTTGCTCATCTTTTTCCTCTTCATTGGGGTCATACTGTTTTCTAGCGCAGTGTACTTTGCCGAGGCGGAAGAAGCTGAGTCGCACTTCTCCAGTATCCCCGATGCTTTCTGGTGGGCGGTGGTGTCCATGACCACTGTGGGATACGGTGACATGTACCCTGTGACAATTGGAGGCAAGATCGTGGGCTCCTTGTGTGCCATCGCTGGTGTGCTGACAATTGCCCTGCCCGTACCTGTCATTGTGTCCAATTTCAACTATTTCTACCACCGAGAAACTGAGGGGGAAGAGCAGGCTCAGTTGCTCCACGTTAGTTCTCCTAATTTAGCCTCTGACAGTGACCTCAGCCGACGCAGCTCCTCTACTATCAGCAAATCTGAGTACATGGAGATCGAAGAGGATATGAACAATAGCATAGCCCATTACAGACAGGCTAATATCAGAACTGGTAACTGCACCACAGCTGATCAAAACTGCGTTAATAAGAGCAAGCTCCTGACCGATGTTTAA